The genomic DNA TGCTGCCTCAGAGTTATGTGACCGGATCCTCGTTATGTATGCCGGTGAGATTGTTGAGGATGGCCCCTGTGATGAGATACTCTCTGATCCCCTGCATCCGTATACGATAGCATTCATAAAGGCTCATCCAAAAAACGGGTGCAAGGCAATTCCTGGAAGTAGTCCTTCACTCATTGATCTCCCCTCCGGATGCAGGTTTCACCCACGATGCCCTGATGCCTGCGCCAAATGCAGAACGAATCATCCCGATCTCTCAAATGGTCACTCACATCACAGGAAGAACAGATGTCATTGCCATTAATCGAAGTGAAGAACCTGACCAAGGTATATCATTCCGGGTTATTTAAAAGGGAAGTTAAAGTTGCAGTCCATGATGTCTCATTCACGCTTCATACGGGGGAGACTCTTGGTCTTATTGGTGAATCCGGGAGTGGAAAGACAACAATCGGAAGGCTTGTACTCAGATTAATCGACCCGACTTCAGGGAGAATCAGCTACAAGGGTCGGGATATCACCCATGTAAGCAGGAAGGAGATGCGACCACTGCGAAGGGAAATGCAGATAATCTTTCAGGATCCTGAAAGTTCGTTAAATCCGAAGATGCGGATCTATCAGATAATTGAAGAACCTCTCCTATTGTATACGGAGTTATCCCCGAAAGAGAGGGATGAAAAGATTCGATCCATGGTATCCTATATCGGGCTCACTGAAGAGTACTTAAGCAGATATCCGTATCAGCTCAGTGGGGGGCAGAACCAGCGTATTGTTCTGGCAAGAATTCTGATTCTGGAACCTGAGTTTTTGGTGGCTGATGAGCCGACAGCA from Methanospirillum hungatei JF-1 includes the following:
- a CDS encoding ATP-binding cassette domain-containing protein, with the translated sequence MSLPLIEVKNLTKVYHSGLFKREVKVAVHDVSFTLHTGETLGLIGESGSGKTTIGRLVLRLIDPTSGRISYKGRDITHVSRKEMRPLRREMQIIFQDPESSLNPKMRIYQIIEEPLLLYTELSPKERDEKIRSMVSYIGLTEEYLSRYPYQLSGGQNQRIVLARILILEPEFLVADEPTASLDVSVQAQIIEILKRWKQEHTLSILFISHDEDLIKTLCDRVIQIHDGRIQDLQDRNTS